The following coding sequences are from one Lolium rigidum isolate FL_2022 chromosome 6, APGP_CSIRO_Lrig_0.1, whole genome shotgun sequence window:
- the LOC124664945 gene encoding uncharacterized protein LOC124664945 codes for MMLFPRGHGVFASSAFVGRRVSPSRSHHLTLSSHRMFLLRSFSPSSSERAATVPGRPDDGATDEAEPAAATSVARLAAAYRDPWPDVVATRRARRLAPTTPATGETPAASTFSAAPPSSIRVLAAVRRPSRRRACGGEKEALEDSARGLQGELEAERASAERAASEAMLMIERLQREKAAAQMEARQFKRYAEGRADHEREAQEEMASLSDLAASYHSRLQSHGIDPDTFSDEELYEEQRGHLEHSDLLSSAMVAPEEEANGGDLLSSAMDVKTD; via the coding sequence ATGATGCTATTCCCCCGGGGGCACGGCGTGTTTGCATCCTCCGCCTTCGTTGGGCGCCGCGTGTCCCCATCCAGGTCCCACCACCTCACCTTATCCTCACACAGGATGTTTCTCCTCCGCTCATTTTCCCCATCGTCTTCCGAGCGAGCCGCCACCGTACCGGGAAGACCAGACGACGGAGCTACCGACGAGGCTGAACCGGCCGCCGCGACCAGCGTggcccgcctcgccgccgcatACCGCGACCCATGGCCGGACGTCGTTGCCACGCGTCGGGCTCGCCGCCTCGCCCCAACCACGCCCGCCACCGGCGAAACACCAGCCGCCTCAACGTTCTCCGCCGCGCCACCAAGTTCTATCAGGGTCCTCGCCGCCGTTCGCCGCCCCTCTCGGAGGCGCGCCTGCGGGGGGGAGAAGGAGGCGCTGGAGGACTCGGCGCGCGGCCTGCAAGGCGAGCTGGAGGCCGAGCGCGCCTCCGCCGAGAGGGCCGCCAGCGAGGCCATGCTCATGATCGAGCGCCTGCAGCGCGAGAAGGCCGCCGCGCAGATGGAGGCGCGCCAGTTCAagcgctacgccgagggccgcgccGACCACGAGCGCGAGGCGCAGGAGGAGATGGCATCGCTCTCCGACCTCGCCGCGTCATACCACTCCCGGCTCCAGTCCCACGGGATCGACCCCGACACCTTCTCCGACGAGGAGCTCTACGAGGAGCAGCGCGGCCATCTCGAGCACAGCGACCTGCTAAGCAGTGCTATGGTCGCGCCAGAGGAAGAGGCAAACGGCGGCGACCTGTTAAGCAGTGCCATGGATGTGAAGACGGACTAG